In Halalkalicoccus sp. NIPERK01, one DNA window encodes the following:
- a CDS encoding ABC transporter permease: MGAETQSAVVDRVRAPLLEYLIKYPVLVAILTWIGVTALFVVLNPSVMLQPNIWGNIFRQTALIGPVAIMVAVLMIGGDFDMTVGANYAMSAMAFILIVNQGIPPSVAMLMTLALGGTVGLLNGVLVTATGIHSFIITLGGWFSIRGALLLLFSGSARLESDIAIMQIFSYEFGAGFEALVLWMFLVLLGALYLVHRTSYGNHLYAVGSDRDAARARGIRVTRTRLIAFMLTGMAASFAALMHVARFGSARPVLQTELPLVAIAAAVLGGCALFGGRGSPNAGFFGALTFGTFGAGLVAAGASSAWYQFFVGVVLVGAVVFNRYVDRLRQEKR, from the coding sequence ATGGGTGCGGAAACACAGTCCGCAGTAGTCGACAGAGTCAGAGCTCCGTTACTGGAGTACTTAATCAAGTATCCCGTCTTAGTCGCCATTCTGACGTGGATCGGCGTCACCGCGCTGTTCGTTGTCCTGAACCCCTCGGTGATGCTTCAGCCGAACATCTGGGGGAACATCTTCCGCCAAACGGCGCTAATCGGCCCTGTAGCGATCATGGTCGCCGTACTGATGATCGGTGGTGACTTCGACATGACTGTCGGTGCCAACTACGCGATGTCGGCGATGGCCTTCATCCTCATCGTCAATCAGGGAATTCCACCATCTGTTGCGATGCTCATGACCCTCGCACTGGGTGGCACGGTCGGGCTGCTGAACGGGGTTCTGGTGACGGCTACCGGTATCCACTCCTTCATCATCACGCTGGGTGGCTGGTTCTCCATCCGTGGGGCCCTGCTGTTGCTCTTTAGCGGGAGCGCGAGGCTGGAAAGCGATATCGCGATCATGCAGATCTTCAGCTACGAGTTCGGTGCCGGGTTCGAGGCACTGGTCCTGTGGATGTTCCTCGTCCTGCTCGGGGCGCTGTACCTCGTCCATCGGACGAGCTACGGAAACCATCTCTATGCGGTCGGGAGCGATAGAGACGCCGCGCGCGCCAGAGGTATTCGAGTTACCCGGACTCGTCTCATCGCGTTCATGCTGACCGGTATGGCCGCCTCGTTCGCTGCCCTGATGCACGTCGCGCGGTTCGGGTCCGCCCGTCCCGTCCTCCAGACGGAACTCCCGCTGGTGGCGATCGCGGCAGCCGTCCTCGGCGGCTGTGCGCTGTTCGGCGGCCGCGGGAGCCCGAACGCGGGATTCTTCGGCGCGCTGACCTTCGGGACGTTCGGTGCCGGGCTGGTCGCGGCTGGTGCGAGTTCGGCCTGGTACCAGTTCTTCGTCGGAGTCGTCCTCGTGGGCGCGGTAGTCTTCAACCGATACGTCGATCGACTCCGACAGGAGAAACGGTGA
- a CDS encoding ATP-binding cassette domain-containing protein produces the protein MSERNQLLRLKDIKKSFGSIQALKGVSLEVNEGEVLALIGDNGAGKSTLIKNIVGYHQPDSGEIYWKGERVSFKNPDEALERGISVVYQDMELIPSLTVARNLFLGKEPTNRFGQLDFDLMYDETKTVLNDIGLASLNDPELPAENLSGGEAQSIKIGRALHFDADLLILDEPLRNLSVKESEKVLETVERTKEQGIGTIYISHNIFNAYEIADRFHLLDSGRTVDEFTKEDIDSAKDLIEEMKTVATRKPSP, from the coding sequence ATGAGCGAAAGAAACCAACTACTGCGACTGAAAGACATCAAGAAGAGTTTCGGGTCCATTCAGGCACTCAAGGGAGTATCCCTGGAAGTGAACGAAGGAGAGGTACTCGCACTCATCGGCGACAACGGCGCCGGCAAAAGCACCCTCATCAAGAACATCGTCGGTTACCATCAGCCTGACTCGGGCGAGATCTACTGGAAGGGCGAGCGCGTCAGCTTCAAGAACCCCGACGAAGCGTTAGAGCGGGGGATCAGCGTCGTCTACCAGGACATGGAACTGATCCCGTCGCTGACGGTCGCCCGAAACCTGTTCCTCGGCAAGGAGCCGACGAACCGCTTCGGACAGCTCGACTTCGATCTGATGTACGACGAGACGAAGACGGTCCTGAACGATATCGGCCTGGCGTCGCTAAACGACCCCGAGTTGCCGGCGGAGAACCTTTCGGGCGGCGAAGCCCAGAGCATCAAGATCGGCCGGGCGCTACACTTCGATGCGGACCTCCTGATCCTCGACGAACCGCTCCGGAACCTCTCGGTGAAGGAATCCGAGAAGGTTCTGGAGACGGTCGAGCGGACGAAAGAGCAGGGGATCGGCACCATATACATCTCGCACAACATCTTCAACGCCTACGAGATCGCCGATCGATTCCACCTCCTCGATTCGGGAAGGACAGTGGACGAGTTCACGAAAGAGGACATAGATAGCGCGAAGGATCTGATTGAGGAGATGAAGACGGTCGCCACTCGGAAACCGTCCCCATAG
- a CDS encoding substrate-binding domain-containing protein, which translates to MIPRQLPDSFESEQLSRRQALAAIGAAGVAGLAGCADGNGGTAGDTQAEDIEIRYIPHGAPGEDPFWEAQDQGWNTAVDQLGVTASYQGPEESSAFTEQVDNIETAIDAGVDAIAVTLPDPPLFQDALQRAEDEGIYVTVTNVTERGEQTMPWTGYIGQDEGEVGEELASRSLPLFESETGSPPSGAVILNHDPGHSALALRQEGIESVLDNNNVPHDWIEVPAGDPSGVISQLASHRSNNPDVNLVFTLGPVAGEPALSYIEDEGLQGEVYHAGVDISQNQANAVEEGYNLAQVIQQPALQGYLAAHYLTSNALWGILTPEHTPTGPTFVSAENVDSVMTQIETFGVA; encoded by the coding sequence ATGATCCCGAGGCAGCTGCCTGACAGCTTCGAGTCCGAACAGCTATCCCGTCGCCAGGCGTTGGCGGCGATCGGTGCGGCCGGAGTGGCCGGTCTCGCCGGCTGTGCTGACGGCAATGGCGGAACCGCAGGCGACACCCAGGCAGAGGACATCGAGATACGATACATCCCCCACGGAGCTCCGGGAGAAGACCCGTTCTGGGAGGCCCAGGATCAAGGCTGGAACACGGCCGTCGATCAGCTCGGAGTGACTGCATCCTACCAAGGTCCGGAGGAGTCGTCGGCCTTCACCGAGCAGGTCGACAACATCGAAACGGCCATCGACGCCGGCGTGGATGCCATTGCAGTGACGTTACCCGATCCACCGCTGTTCCAGGACGCACTCCAACGCGCCGAAGACGAGGGCATCTATGTTACCGTCACAAACGTCACAGAGAGGGGCGAGCAGACGATGCCTTGGACCGGCTACATTGGCCAGGACGAGGGCGAGGTTGGCGAGGAACTGGCGAGTCGGAGTCTCCCGCTGTTCGAGAGTGAAACCGGCTCTCCGCCAAGCGGTGCCGTGATTCTCAACCATGACCCAGGTCACTCGGCGCTCGCACTCCGCCAAGAAGGGATCGAGAGCGTCCTCGATAACAACAACGTCCCTCACGACTGGATCGAGGTACCGGCGGGCGATCCATCGGGTGTGATCAGTCAGCTCGCCAGCCATCGCTCAAACAATCCTGACGTGAACCTCGTCTTCACGCTTGGTCCGGTCGCCGGGGAGCCGGCGTTGAGCTACATCGAGGACGAAGGTCTCCAAGGCGAAGTGTACCACGCCGGCGTCGACATCTCCCAAAATCAGGCCAACGCGGTCGAAGAGGGCTACAACTTGGCACAGGTTATACAGCAACCGGCGCTGCAAGGCTACTTGGCGGCCCACTATCTCACATCGAACGCGCTTTGGGGTATTCTAACCCCGGAGCACACGCCGACGGGCCCGACGTTCGTTAGCGCGGAGAACGTAGACTCGGTCATGACGCAAATCGAGACGTTCGGCGTCGCCTGA